One Argentina anserina chromosome 6, drPotAnse1.1, whole genome shotgun sequence genomic window, TTTGGCAAGCAAGTCTCCAATTCTTTGGTTTCTGCAATAAGCTCATCAATTTAGAATCATACATGGATGCAATTTAGACATTTAAACGAACATCATTCCATATATCCACTCTTCATACAACTCAAACTCATATCACGTGCTAGAGGTTCTGTTTAATCAGAGGAAGCGCTAgctcttcttgttctttttttctttttttctttttcctttgcaTGCACCAACAAAACTAGCCTTCCTCTCAAAACATATGATGTGATCAAGTGCCATTATTGATGTGTTCAAATGTTTACATTCACTTACTCCTGGTATTTGTAATGCACCTTATGATGAAATGATCAGAAACAATGTTCACTTAGTTTGGAATAGATCATACTTTTTGAAggtgtttcttttctttgtctgTCCGAGGTGTTAAGAGCTCCTTTCCTTTAATCACCTAGCAGCAACAAATAGATAATTTATCAGCTTAGTCAGTTCAAATATAATTCATTCGTTTCACTACTTCCATTAAAACAAATTGGAAACCCTGATAGGCACTACAAAGCATGCATGAGTTGCCATAGTTAACTAATCACCTCTACCATACATGTTCCACAGGTTCCTCCTCCAGCGCAATTCAGCAGAGGTCTAGCCTGAAATTGTACACATACTTCAGAATGGTCTATAAAATTCAGTACTTCCTACTACATTATGATATTCCTGAAGGGCTAAGGAATTGCAGCTTACATATGGTCCATACAATTCAATATTTCCATCCAACATTATCTCTCTAAGCCTCTGCCCTCCACAGGCTTGACGAAGATGCACATCCGGAGTTTGATCAGGTAGCAACACAGACTACAAAAGGCAGACAGAATGTATCATAATTCATAACATGTAAGAGATAATTTCACTCGTGATGTATATGAATCCGATATGGTACGACATTACTTACGTTAACAAATGCAAAATCAACCAGAGGGGGTTGTTGCTCTGGTTCAATGGCTTGTGCAGAATCACTGCTCTTTGGGGCTGTGCTGACTGCTCTAATTTTTCCTCTGGGGAAACTGAGAGACTTGGTGGTAATGTTGTTATGAGTAATCAAGTTAGAAGGGATGGGTGAGCAAAATGATGAACCACAAGAGCTCAACTGGAGACTACTCATTTTCATTCTGGGAagctaaaataaaaattgcagGTAGGATATAGTTGTGTTGCTACTAAGGAATTGGATTTTGTAGCAACTGATGTGTGGTGGCTCTTAGGAATTACCACCTTATCTGAAATATATCAGCTGTAAACAAGAAAACGCTAGAAGGAGGGTTCGAACCTCCGACCTTGTGGTTAACAGCCACACGCTCTAACCAGCTGAGCTATTCCAGCTTCTTGCCATGAAGGAAGAacataataatgaaatttgttCTAGATATATTGACAGGGGTACAGTATAAGTACGAATCCTTGAATTACAAGGAACCTAACTTAACTGTGAATCCTCAGATTACAAGAAAACCCAATATAAGTATAATCTTAGATTACAATTTACAAGGAAAACTATGTACATAACCATGATCTTTAGATTACAGAATTGAATGTTCTTGTAATATAAAATCTGATACTTAAAAACCCTAGATCGACGAAGTCTGGTTGTCTAAGTCTTTGATCTTCGCGTTAAAATGAGAAGCTCTAATACTAAAAAGAGATCCCAGTTTTCTTCGTCACTACCAGTCTCTGATTTTTATCATCCGTCTCGAAGATCAAAAGTCATGAATACTAGTATCAATGATCTCCCTGAAGATGCGTTGCTGGAAATCTTTTATCGACTTGCTTGCTATAAATTTGTTGCTCAAGCCAAGCGTGTCTCTAAGCGTTGGTGCAATCTCATGTCTGATTCTTCTTTTATTGGCACCTTTGTGAGTCTCAAAAGTGATAAGCATTCACCGATTTAGCATTCTCTGGTGCACTATACTGGAGTTTAGTTATTAGCAGGTAGAATGTCATCTTCAACCGAGCTCCTTGGTAGAATGTCAACCTCCACGTCCGAGCCGCTAACTCCATTGTTCGAAAGACTCATGAGCTATCATGGTTTGGAACATAGGCAGTTACAATGACTTAATTTTGTGCACCTCAAGCATAGATGTTCATAAAGACTACTTCATATGCAATCCATTCACAGTCCAATGGGTTCGGCTTCCTCCACCTCCTGGAGTCTACACGTACACACCAGTGGGAATCATATGTGATCTTCCCTACTAGCTATAACATGTCAACTACATGCGATCAGGGAGGAAATATTTTTCATCTTAATGCTGAGTTGCTGATTATATGTGCAGGGTGGTCAGATTAATTTGTCCTGACGCTCCGATGGGCACACTGGTGAATGAATTTGAAGTGCAGATCTTCTCTTCTGAGACCGGTGATTGAATAGAGACAATTGTATCGTCCCTATCACCCTTTTATTTTGAGAACATTCATCATTCCATAAGCTATGTTAACAAGAGAATGCTATATTGGAGTGTCGAAACAGATGGTGGGGACACGGATTTTCTCATTGGATTTGATCCATTCACAATCACCGTTGCTGCTGTTTCTTGTTTGTCTGGTCCTAGCAGCAGCCGCAGTACTAATTAATGGTGGTGATATTATTGAACACATTAACTGTTGTTTAATATCATTACAGAATGATGAAGAGACTCGATTTCAACCTTTACGAGCACTGTACAAGGGGTGTATGCGGATATATATACGATTATGACCGGACAACATATGCTCTATATTAGAAAACCATGAGCTGCGTCTGGATCGTATGAGGCTTTATACACTGAATGAAGAAATGATTCCAAGTTATTATAATACAGTGATCAATATTTTAGGTTTCGAtccagatgatgatgatattttGTATGCGTGTAGAAGCATCAATAAAAAGAGAGACATTCTTAAGTTCAATGTTCGTACAAAGACATGGTCGATAGTTACTGATAAGCCTGAAAGGACTACCTTTATGGTGGCTTCTACCCGGTTGTTGTTCCAGTTGTGCCGACACTAGTTCATATACTAGCACAACACTCACCTTCTCAGTCACCCAGGTTCAAGGCCAGGGGCACTCAAGCTTGCTCTAACATATGCAAGATGACTTGGTCTCCATATATAGCTTAATTCTCGAGGGAAACTTGTCAAGATCACCTTGGACGAGGTTCCATTTTCCCCCATTCGAATGCTATGacctttttaatttttttttctatcatAATGTGAGAGTTGGGTAGAAGCCGAACCATTTGTACCATTATTAATGTTTGAATTATTGTAATGCAGTTTATCTGTTTTCATATGACAATAGAGTTTCGCATCATACAGTATGTGGCATTGGTGTTTGACTAAACTAATGTTAGTTTCCTCTTGTTTACCCTAACCAAAGAATTCTTGAAATGATGCTTGACATAAGTTGACATGAGATGTTAATTCCTATTGACAAGTCTTTAACCATAAACAGCAGTAGCAACTGAAGAAAAATATTTGGGATGGGGACTTTCCCTCCATGCAATTAAGAATTTCTCGAAATGGTGATCAAAGGAAGTCTATTAACCATTCCTGAAATTAGATACATCATCTCCGGAAAATTACGCAAAAGTTAATGAATCTTATACGTTCAATTATTTTTGACTTATTTGTTTTGTTACTCATTTTGTAGCAGACATGCTAGCAATCTTCAATTTTCATAACTGAAAGAAACGGATTTCTAGTTATGCTTTCCCGTGTATCCCAAACGTCTTTATAGATTGGCTAGCAATTTCTCTTTATGACATCTAAAAAGGGGTAAAAATGACGTTCCTTTTCATACAAGGAAATGAAACACATTTCAATTTCATCTGATTGGGTCCAAAACTCGACCCGAAACAAAGTGCAAACACCCTGCTAAAACCCCCCTACACACAAAAGCCATTAGTATTTCCCCATAAGAAGATGCAAGTCTCAAACCTCCGACTCCTCTTCTTGACCCCTTTGCACCCTTCGCTTAaaccctccttctctctcctcccCAAATCAAAACCCTACTCCATCCTCACCGCCCTCGCCTCCTCCCACCCAAAACGACGCCGTCCCATTCCCTACAACTCCCCCAGACCCAGAAGCAAAAGCACTCTCAGACACCGAGACCAAGGAATGGAGGATAAGACCGAGTCCGTTTCCTTCAACAAGAGAAGAGCCGAGGGTCATGACAAGAACGATAGGCCCAAGAAGAATCTTCAGAGGAGATCCAGGCCTCTTAATCCTACAAACACCATAGCTTATGTTCAGGTATCCAAAGCTTCATCCTTTCTGGGTTTCTTCTATATATAACTATAATTGGGTGCATTTTTGTTTCTGGGTTGTGTTTGTTTGTATGGTTATGGATAAGCTATATGATTTTACCTCAAGTAAATTATAGTTGAATAGTGAGTGACTCCTATGTAGGTTCCAATGGTAAAAAGGAAGTATTTTTCCACTCTGACAGTCGAAAAGTTGCGATCTTTTAAGCAGTAGGGAGTTTGTGAGGAGAGTGTATTAAGTTGTTAGCTGGATAATGATACAGCTACTTAATATGAGGAAGTGGAAAATGCGGGTCTATGTGACTTAGGATTTTCGAGGGGCAGTGATTTTGGCAGTTACAATAGGCAACGTGATTGTAGAAACTGGGGTTTGCTGCTTAGGAGTAGGAATGGTATGTGTTACCCCTTTGTACCTCAAAGGTGTGTCTAAATCTATCCCATTCCCTCTCACTCCAACCTCTGTACCTGATTGAACTGCTTGATTTGAAGTTTAGTGGGGTTGGATATGGAAAGTTTGGCTTTTACACTAAAATATTGCTGCTGGACTTTAGTTTTCTATTTTCATTGTTATCTCATCCGAGTTCACTTGTTAAATAAGAATGTTACGATTTTGACTTGCTCCGAATCTGATTCTTGGGCTATGCTTCTATCCGCTGCAGTTTCTAGGGACTGGAATGGATACTCTGGATACATCTCCTTCAGTGTTGCTATTCTTTGACAAGCAAAGGTTTATTTTTAATGCTGGAGAGGTAAGCAATGTGACTATGAAAGGCCTTGTTCAATTACCATTTCAATATAGTGATTTTAATTCAATCGTGGAACCCTTTTTTAAGTAGTATGTTTCCCCTTCTTATACAACCATTGCAGGGACTGCAAAGGTTCTGCACAGAG contains:
- the LOC126799234 gene encoding photosynthetic NDH subunit of subcomplex B 3, chloroplastic; translated protein: MSSLQLSSCGSSFCSPIPSNLITHNNITTKSLSFPRGKIRAVSTAPKSSDSAQAIEPEQQPPLVDFAFVNSVLLPDQTPDVHLRQACGGQRLREIMLDGNIELYGPYARPLLNCAGGGTCGTCMVEVIKGKELLTPRTDKEKKHLQKKPKNWRLACQTTVGKPDSRGLVVVQQLPEWKAHEWKYEDVLVNPSESS